One Chitinophaga sp. H8 DNA window includes the following coding sequences:
- the rplP gene encoding 50S ribosomal protein L16: protein MLQPKRTKHRKMHKGRIKGNAKRGAALSFGTFGLKALEPKWITDRQIEAARVALTRHMKREGNVWIRIFPDKPITAKPLEVRMGKGKGAPDHWAAVVKPGRILFEADGVSMQVAKEAMELAAQKLPIKVKFVMSRDYVA from the coding sequence ATGTTACAGCCAAAGAGGACGAAACACAGGAAGATGCATAAAGGCCGCATCAAGGGAAATGCCAAGCGTGGTGCTGCACTTTCCTTTGGTACTTTCGGTCTTAAAGCATTAGAACCTAAGTGGATCACTGACAGGCAGATTGAAGCTGCGAGGGTAGCGCTTACCAGACACATGAAACGTGAAGGTAACGTATGGATCCGCATTTTCCCTGACAAACCTATTACTGCTAAGCCATTAGAAGTGAGGATGGGTAAAGGTAAAGGTGCTCCTGACCATTGGGCAGCAGTAGTGAAGCCCGGCAGAATTTTATTTGAAGCAGACGGCGTATCCATGCAAGTTGCTAAAGAAGCAATGGAATTGGCTGCTCAGAAACTGCCTATCAAAGTAAAATTCGTAATGAGCCGCGACTACGTAGCTTAA
- the rpmC gene encoding 50S ribosomal protein L29, whose translation MAKEKLDLKGLSEQDLREKISAEELRLKKISFSHAITPIENPMIIRGVRRDIARMNTELRKRQLGL comes from the coding sequence ATGGCAAAAGAAAAGCTGGATCTGAAAGGCCTGAGCGAGCAAGACCTGAGAGAGAAAATCTCTGCGGAAGAGTTACGCTTGAAGAAAATTTCCTTCAGTCATGCGATTACGCCTATCGAAAACCCAATGATCATTCGTGGGGTAAGACGTGATATCGCGCGTATGAACACTGAATTGCGTAAAAGACAATTAGGGCTTTAA
- the rpsQ gene encoding 30S ribosomal protein S17, which produces MIERKLRKTRTGVVSSNKMDKTVTVAVERKVKHPIYGKFVKKTTKFMAHDEKNECSIGDIVKIMETRPLSKNKCWRMVEVIQKVK; this is translated from the coding sequence ATGATCGAAAGAAAATTAAGAAAAACCAGGACCGGAGTTGTATCCAGCAATAAAATGGATAAAACTGTTACCGTAGCCGTTGAGCGTAAGGTAAAACACCCGATCTATGGTAAGTTCGTAAAGAAAACTACCAAGTTTATGGCGCACGATGAAAAGAATGAGTGCAGCATAGGCGATATCGTAAAAATTATGGAAACCCGTCCTCTGAGCAAAAACAAATGCTGGAGAATGGTGGAAGTAATCCAGAAGGTAAAATAA
- the rplN gene encoding 50S ribosomal protein L14 yields MIQQESRLNVADNSGAKEVLCIRVLGNSGQDYAKVGDRIVVTVKDAIPGGGVKKGTVTKAVIVRTKNKLRRKDGSYIRFDDNAVVLLNNSDEPRGTRIFGPVARELRDKGYMKIISLAPEVL; encoded by the coding sequence ATGATACAACAAGAATCAAGGCTGAATGTTGCTGATAATAGCGGTGCTAAAGAAGTACTCTGCATCCGTGTATTAGGCAACTCCGGCCAGGACTATGCTAAAGTAGGCGATAGGATTGTGGTGACCGTAAAAGATGCTATTCCTGGTGGTGGCGTTAAGAAAGGAACAGTTACAAAGGCTGTAATTGTTAGAACTAAAAACAAATTACGCCGGAAAGACGGTTCTTATATCCGCTTTGACGACAATGCCGTTGTATTGCTGAATAACTCAGACGAGCCCCGCGGTACCCGTATTTTCGGACCAGTGGCCCGTGAACTGAGGGACAAAGGATATATGAAAATTATATCCCTGGCACCTGAAGTGTTGTAA
- the rplX gene encoding 50S ribosomal protein L24 gives MKTRFKPKFNIKKGDLVAVIAGDDKDRTKPRKVLEMLPEAGRILVEGVNIITKHTKPTAQNTKGGIVKQEAPIAISNVMLWDAKAGKPTKVNRQRENGKLVRIAKKSGEVIK, from the coding sequence ATGAAAACTAGATTCAAGCCTAAGTTCAACATTAAGAAAGGCGACCTGGTAGCGGTAATTGCCGGCGACGACAAGGACAGGACCAAACCACGCAAAGTGCTGGAAATGCTTCCTGAGGCAGGCCGTATCCTGGTGGAAGGTGTTAATATTATCACCAAACACACCAAGCCTACTGCACAGAATACCAAAGGTGGTATTGTAAAGCAGGAAGCTCCTATTGCTATTTCTAACGTAATGTTGTGGGATGCGAAGGCTGGTAAACCTACCAAAGTAAACAGGCAGAGAGAAAACGGAAAATTAGTTCGTATCGCTAAAAAATCAGGGGAGGTAATCAAATAA
- the rplE gene encoding 50S ribosomal protein L5, with translation MANTTYIPRLQTKYREEVVSALMKKFNYKSVMQVPRLVKICLNQGINGAVGDKKLVDVAVDEMTRIAGQKAIATMSKKDISNFKLRKHMPIGARVTLRSTNMYDFLDRLIAVSLPRVRDFKGVNEKAFDGRGNYTMGITEQIIFPEIDIDKVTRMTGMDITFVTTANTNEEAYELLKEMGMPFRNMKKDNQN, from the coding sequence ATGGCAAACACTACATATATCCCAAGGTTGCAGACTAAATACCGCGAAGAAGTGGTGTCTGCTCTGATGAAAAAATTCAATTACAAAAGTGTAATGCAGGTACCCCGCCTGGTGAAAATCTGCCTGAACCAAGGTATCAATGGTGCGGTTGGTGATAAGAAATTAGTAGACGTTGCAGTAGACGAAATGACCCGTATTGCTGGTCAGAAAGCTATCGCTACCATGTCTAAGAAAGATATTTCCAACTTTAAGTTGAGAAAACACATGCCTATTGGTGCACGCGTTACACTGCGCAGTACTAATATGTATGATTTCCTGGATCGTTTGATCGCTGTATCCCTTCCCCGCGTGCGCGACTTTAAAGGGGTGAACGAAAAAGCGTTCGATGGCCGTGGTAACTATACCATGGGTATCACAGAACAAATCATTTTCCCGGAAATTGACATCGATAAAGTAACCCGGATGACCGGTATGGATATCACTTTTGTTACTACGGCAAATACCAATGAAGAAGCTTACGAGCTGCTGAAAGAAATGGGTATGCCATTCAGAAACATGAAAAAAGATAACCAAAACTAA
- the rpsN gene encoding 30S ribosomal protein S14: MARESVKARQRKREAMVAKFAEKRAALKAEGDYAALDKLPKNASPVRLHNRCQLSGRPKGYMRHFGLCRNMFRDLALAGKIPGVRKASW, encoded by the coding sequence ATGGCAAGAGAATCCGTAAAAGCCAGACAAAGGAAAAGGGAAGCAATGGTAGCCAAATTTGCTGAAAAACGCGCTGCACTGAAAGCAGAAGGCGATTATGCAGCTTTGGACAAACTACCTAAAAATGCATCTCCGGTTCGTCTGCACAACAGATGCCAGCTGAGCGGTCGTCCTAAGGGCTACATGCGTCACTTTGGTCTGTGCAGAAACATGTTCCGTGACCTCGCACTGGCAGGTAAAATCCCTGGCGTTAGAAAAGCCAGCTGGTAA
- the rpsH gene encoding 30S ribosomal protein S8: protein MVTDPIADFLTRIRNAQMATHRIVEIPASKLKKRITEILYDKGYILKYKFEEDNKQGVIKIALKYDPQTKVPAIQELHRISRPGLRQYAKPEEFKRVKNGLGIAIISTSKGVMTDKEAKAQNVGGEVICSIY, encoded by the coding sequence ATGGTTACTGATCCAATAGCAGACTTCCTGACAAGAATCCGGAACGCGCAAATGGCCACTCACCGGATCGTTGAAATTCCGGCATCCAAGCTGAAAAAACGTATTACTGAAATACTGTACGATAAAGGTTATATCCTGAAGTACAAGTTTGAAGAAGATAACAAACAAGGTGTTATCAAGATCGCATTGAAATACGATCCTCAGACTAAAGTACCTGCTATACAGGAATTGCACCGTATCAGCCGTCCAGGCTTACGTCAATATGCTAAACCAGAAGAGTTTAAACGTGTGAAGAATGGTTTAGGTATAGCTATCATCTCTACTTCCAAAGGTGTAATGACCGATAAGGAAGCCAAAGCTCAAAATGTAGGCGGCGAAGTAATTTGCAGCATCTATTAA
- the rplF gene encoding 50S ribosomal protein L6 yields MSRIGKSPIKLATGVTVSVSPANEVTVKGPKGELKKVIDRDMKVEVKDGVLTVIRPTEQIRHKALHGLYRALLSNMVIGVTDGFKKQLELVGVGYKATNQGQLLDLALGYSHNIIFEVPKELKVATLTEKGQNPKIMLEGIDNQLLGQVAAKLRSLRKPEPYKGKGVRYSDEVVRKKAGKSAGK; encoded by the coding sequence ATGTCTCGTATAGGTAAAAGTCCTATCAAGTTAGCGACAGGTGTTACAGTATCTGTTTCTCCGGCTAATGAAGTAACCGTAAAAGGTCCTAAAGGTGAATTGAAGAAAGTCATCGACAGGGACATGAAGGTAGAAGTTAAGGATGGTGTGTTGACTGTGATCCGTCCAACTGAGCAGATCCGTCACAAAGCATTACACGGTTTATACCGCGCATTGCTGTCTAACATGGTTATTGGTGTAACTGATGGGTTCAAAAAACAACTGGAACTGGTAGGGGTAGGTTATAAAGCTACTAACCAGGGCCAATTGCTGGATCTGGCATTAGGTTATTCTCACAATATCATCTTTGAAGTACCTAAGGAACTGAAGGTAGCTACCTTAACTGAAAAAGGTCAGAACCCTAAGATTATGCTGGAAGGTATTGACAATCAACTGCTGGGTCAGGTAGCCGCAAAACTGCGCAGCCTGCGTAAACCAGAGCCTTACAAAGGTAAAGGTGTTCGTTACAGCGATGAAGTGGTACGTAAGAAAGCTGGTAAGTCAGCTGGTAAATAA
- the rplR gene encoding 50S ribosomal protein L18 yields MSTILNRRQKIRFRIRKKVAGTPQKPRLSVFRSNSDIYVQLIDDTNGVTLASASTRDKDIKAQAGNKSEKSKLAGNAVAVKAKALGIAECVFDRGGYLYHGRVKSLADGAREGGLQF; encoded by the coding sequence ATGAGCACAATACTTAATAGGAGACAGAAAATCCGCTTCCGCATCCGTAAAAAGGTTGCAGGAACTCCACAAAAGCCAAGATTATCTGTATTTCGCAGCAACAGCGATATCTATGTGCAGCTGATTGATGATACCAATGGCGTAACTTTGGCATCTGCATCTACCAGAGATAAAGATATCAAGGCACAGGCAGGTAATAAATCAGAAAAATCCAAGCTGGCAGGTAATGCAGTAGCAGTTAAAGCAAAAGCATTAGGCATCGCTGAGTGTGTTTTTGACAGAGGCGGATATTTATATCATGGCCGCGTAAAAAGCCTGGCAGACGGAGCGAGAGAGGGTGGCCTCCAGTTCTAA
- the rpsE gene encoding 30S ribosomal protein S5, with the protein MAKNSFNKVKAGDLELKEKVVAINRVTKTTKGGRTFSFSALVVVGNENGVVGHGLGKAKEVQQAITKGIDDAKKNLIQIPIMHGTIPHDQFAKEGAAKVLIKPAAHGTGVLAGGSMRAVLESAGLTDVLAKSLGSANPHNVVKATFKALGLLREPISVAKTRSVSLKKVFNG; encoded by the coding sequence ATGGCAAAGAATTCATTCAATAAAGTAAAGGCCGGTGACCTGGAGTTGAAAGAAAAAGTGGTGGCCATCAACCGTGTTACCAAAACTACCAAAGGCGGTCGTACATTCAGTTTCTCCGCTTTAGTGGTTGTAGGTAATGAAAACGGCGTGGTAGGTCATGGTTTAGGTAAAGCGAAGGAAGTACAGCAAGCTATCACTAAAGGTATTGACGATGCTAAAAAGAACCTGATCCAGATTCCGATCATGCATGGTACTATTCCTCATGATCAGTTTGCAAAAGAAGGTGCTGCCAAGGTATTGATCAAACCAGCCGCTCATGGTACCGGTGTACTTGCAGGTGGTTCTATGCGTGCTGTATTGGAAAGTGCAGGTCTTACGGATGTATTGGCAAAATCATTAGGTTCTGCTAATCCTCACAACGTGGTAAAAGCTACGTTTAAAGCCTTAGGTCTGTTGCGTGAGCCTATCAGCGTAGCTAAAACCAGAAGCGTATCTCTGAAGAAAGTATTTAACGGATAA
- the rpmD gene encoding 50S ribosomal protein L30 produces MAKIKITQVKSGIDRPERQKLTLKALGLKKMNASVEVEATPQVLGMVTKVNHLVKVEEVNA; encoded by the coding sequence ATGGCAAAGATTAAGATCACTCAAGTAAAAAGTGGTATTGACCGTCCTGAAAGGCAGAAACTGACCTTGAAAGCACTGGGGCTGAAGAAAATGAACGCTTCTGTAGAAGTTGAGGCTACTCCTCAGGTGTTGGGTATGGTGACTAAAGTGAATCACCTGGTAAAAGTAGAAGAAGTTAACGCTTAA
- the rplO gene encoding 50S ribosomal protein L15: MNLHSLQPAQGSVHKEKRLGRGEASGKGGTSTKGNKGGQSRAGYSSKRGHEGGQMPIQRRLPKRGFKNNNRVEYQVFNLGQLDHLVEKYGLQEFSLENLYMNGLVNRTAKVKILGQGELKAKVTVKVNAISEKAKQAIETAGGSVELV; this comes from the coding sequence ATGAATCTGCATTCATTACAACCTGCACAAGGTTCCGTACATAAAGAAAAGCGCCTCGGTCGCGGTGAAGCCTCCGGTAAAGGTGGTACCTCTACTAAAGGTAATAAAGGTGGTCAGTCCCGCGCTGGTTATAGCAGCAAAAGAGGACATGAAGGTGGTCAGATGCCAATTCAGCGCCGCTTACCTAAACGCGGTTTTAAAAATAATAACCGTGTTGAATACCAGGTATTTAATCTGGGTCAACTGGATCACCTGGTTGAAAAATATGGTCTGCAGGAGTTTAGCCTTGAGAACTTATATATGAATGGCCTGGTCAATAGAACTGCAAAAGTTAAGATTCTGGGCCAGGGAGAACTGAAAGCTAAGGTTACTGTAAAAGTGAACGCGATCAGTGAAAAAGCAAAGCAGGCCATCGAAACAGCAGGTGGATCAGTAGAACTGGTATAA
- the secY gene encoding preprotein translocase subunit SecY: MKKFIDTIKNIWSIEDLRNRILTTLLLILIYRVGSYIVLPGIDANLLDNFSEKSNQGILGLFNMFAGGSFSRASIFALGIMPYISASIAIQLLTIAVPYFQKLQKEGESGRKKITQYTRLLTVVVTAFQASAYVAYLRNQSGGAIIAEYGTFFFWLSTTVILTAGTLFVMWLGEKITDKGIGNGTSIIIMVGILARLPQALLQEFTSRATTGSILVFLIEIAVFILITVGLILLVQGTRKIPVNYAKRIVGNKQYGGVRQFIPLKVNAAGVMPIIFAQAIMFIPATAIGFATSSESASGFVRIFSDHTNGWYNVIYAILVVVFTYFYTALIFNPNQMADEMKRNNGFIPGVKPGKATADYIGAVMDRITLPGAFFLALVGIMPGLAAAATINSNFASFFGGTSLLIMVGVILDTLQQIESQLLMRHYDGLMSTGRIKGRTAPANV; this comes from the coding sequence GTGAAGAAATTTATCGACACGATTAAGAATATTTGGAGCATTGAAGATTTGCGTAACCGCATCTTAACTACTTTGCTTCTGATCCTCATTTACCGCGTAGGATCCTATATCGTATTACCCGGCATTGATGCGAATTTGTTGGACAACTTCTCTGAGAAATCTAATCAGGGTATCCTGGGATTGTTCAATATGTTTGCAGGTGGATCGTTTTCTAGGGCGTCAATATTCGCATTGGGCATCATGCCTTACATCTCTGCGTCTATTGCCATTCAGTTGTTAACGATTGCGGTACCCTACTTCCAGAAATTACAGAAGGAAGGTGAAAGCGGCAGAAAAAAAATCACGCAGTATACCCGTTTACTCACTGTGGTAGTGACTGCTTTCCAGGCCAGCGCTTATGTGGCTTACCTGCGTAATCAGTCTGGTGGTGCTATCATTGCAGAATATGGAACCTTCTTCTTCTGGCTTTCCACTACAGTAATTCTTACAGCAGGTACCTTGTTTGTAATGTGGCTGGGTGAAAAGATCACGGATAAAGGTATCGGTAATGGTACTTCCATCATTATCATGGTAGGTATCCTTGCCCGTTTGCCACAGGCGTTGCTGCAGGAGTTTACCTCCAGGGCAACAACCGGTAGCATACTGGTATTCCTGATTGAAATAGCGGTATTTATACTTATCACGGTAGGACTTATTTTGCTGGTACAGGGTACCCGTAAGATTCCGGTAAACTACGCGAAACGTATTGTTGGTAATAAGCAATATGGTGGAGTACGCCAGTTCATTCCCCTGAAGGTGAATGCAGCGGGTGTAATGCCTATCATCTTTGCCCAGGCCATTATGTTTATACCTGCTACTGCGATTGGTTTTGCTACTTCTTCAGAAAGTGCTTCCGGTTTCGTACGTATATTCAGTGACCATACCAATGGCTGGTACAATGTAATTTATGCAATACTGGTAGTGGTATTCACTTACTTCTACACTGCACTGATCTTCAACCCCAATCAAATGGCGGATGAGATGAAGCGGAACAACGGGTTTATCCCAGGTGTTAAGCCTGGTAAAGCCACTGCGGATTATATTGGAGCAGTAATGGATCGTATTACTTTACCTGGTGCCTTTTTCCTGGCATTGGTAGGTATTATGCCGGGTTTAGCGGCAGCAGCCACCATAAACAGTAACTTTGCTTCCTTCTTTGGAGGTACCTCCCTGCTGATCATGGTAGGGGTTATATTAGATACCTTACAACAAATTGAAAGTCAGCTGCTGATGCGCCATTACGATGGTTTGATGAGCACTGGCCGGATCAAGGGCAGAACAGCCCCCGCAAATGTGTAG
- the map gene encoding type I methionyl aminopeptidase, which produces MIHYKSKDEIELMRKSALLVSATLAEVAKAIKPGMTILEVDALAEQFIRDNGATPSFKNYNGFPNACCISVNEAVVHGIPTDYVIKDGDIVSVDVGVYLNGYHGDSAYTFAIGTVPENVQRLLTATKAALYKGIEKAVVGNRIGDIAYAIQEYAEKERGYGVVRELVGHGLGKHLHEDPQVPNYGKRGSGPVMKEGLVIAIEPMVNLRTREVEYLEDGWTVVTKDRSPSVHFEHNVAVAKGRPDLLSSFTAIEEAEKNNPALSAN; this is translated from the coding sequence ATGATTCACTATAAGAGTAAGGACGAAATAGAATTAATGCGCAAAAGCGCGTTGCTGGTGAGTGCAACCCTGGCAGAGGTAGCGAAAGCAATTAAACCGGGTATGACCATCCTGGAAGTGGATGCACTGGCAGAACAGTTCATTCGGGATAATGGTGCGACGCCTTCTTTTAAAAATTATAACGGATTCCCCAATGCCTGCTGTATTTCAGTAAACGAAGCAGTAGTACATGGGATACCAACCGATTATGTGATTAAGGATGGGGATATCGTTTCTGTAGACGTAGGTGTCTATTTGAACGGATACCATGGGGATAGTGCCTACACTTTTGCAATAGGTACAGTGCCGGAAAATGTACAACGCTTACTCACTGCTACCAAAGCCGCGTTATATAAAGGGATTGAAAAGGCGGTTGTTGGTAACCGCATTGGAGATATAGCATACGCCATACAGGAATATGCAGAGAAAGAACGGGGATATGGGGTAGTAAGAGAGCTGGTAGGGCATGGATTGGGTAAACATTTACATGAAGACCCGCAGGTGCCTAATTACGGCAAAAGAGGGAGTGGCCCGGTGATGAAAGAGGGGTTGGTTATTGCTATCGAACCGATGGTGAACCTCCGGACCCGGGAAGTAGAGTACCTGGAAGATGGCTGGACCGTGGTAACAAAAGACCGCAGTCCTTCTGTACATTTTGAGCATAACGTGGCAGTGGCAAAAGGCCGGCCGGATCTGTTATCCTCTTTTACAGCAATCGAAGAAGCGGAAAAAAACAATCCTGCTCTAAGCGCAAATTAG
- the infA gene encoding translation initiation factor IF-1: MAKQALIKQDGIILEALSNAMFRVKLENGHEILATISGKMRMHYIRILPGDKVGVEMSPYDLSRGRIIFRYK, from the coding sequence ATGGCAAAACAGGCACTCATTAAACAGGATGGAATTATACTAGAAGCCTTGTCGAACGCTATGTTCCGTGTAAAATTGGAAAATGGGCACGAGATTTTGGCCACCATATCTGGAAAAATGAGAATGCACTATATTCGCATTTTACCAGGAGACAAGGTAGGAGTAGAGATGAGCCCATATGATTTATCAAGGGGCCGTATAATTTTCAGATACAAATAA
- the rpmJ gene encoding 50S ribosomal protein L36 translates to MKVRAAIKKRSVDCKIVRRKGVLLVINKKNPRFKQRQG, encoded by the coding sequence ATGAAAGTAAGAGCTGCAATCAAAAAAAGAAGTGTAGACTGTAAAATTGTACGCAGGAAAGGTGTTTTGTTGGTAATCAACAAAAAGAATCCTCGGTTTAAACAACGTCAGGGATAA
- the rpsM gene encoding 30S ribosomal protein S13, translating to MARIAGIDLPKNKRGEIGLTYIFGIGRSTAQYILTKAEIDLNKKVKDWNDDEQGAIRNVINAEFKVEGQLRSEVQMNIKRLLDIACYRGLRHRKGLPLRGQRTRTNSRTRKGKRKTVAGKKKAPKK from the coding sequence ATGGCACGTATAGCCGGTATAGATCTTCCTAAAAATAAAAGAGGAGAAATAGGCCTCACCTATATCTTTGGTATAGGCCGTTCTACCGCCCAATATATTCTAACAAAGGCGGAAATAGACTTGAATAAAAAAGTGAAAGATTGGAATGACGATGAGCAAGGTGCGATTCGTAATGTGATCAACGCTGAGTTTAAGGTAGAGGGTCAGTTACGTTCCGAAGTACAAATGAATATCAAGCGTTTGCTGGATATTGCTTGCTACCGTGGATTACGTCACAGGAAGGGATTACCGCTGAGAGGCCAGCGTACACGTACCAACAGCCGTACACGTAAAGGTAAACGTAAGACAGTTGCTGGTAAGAAGAAAGCACCTAAGAAATAG
- the rpsK gene encoding 30S ribosomal protein S11, giving the protein MAKATNTKTAASKKRVVKVDNYGDVHISASFNNIIVSITNKHGQVISWSSAGKMGFRGSKKNTPYAAQLAAQDAAKVAMDAGLKRADVFVKGPGAGRESAIRAIANSGIEVSMIKDVTPLPHNGCRPPKKRRV; this is encoded by the coding sequence ATGGCAAAAGCAACCAACACAAAAACTGCTGCTAGTAAAAAGAGGGTAGTAAAAGTTGATAACTACGGCGATGTACACATCTCCGCTAGCTTTAACAACATCATTGTAAGCATCACTAACAAACATGGTCAGGTTATTTCCTGGTCATCTGCTGGTAAGATGGGCTTCAGAGGTTCTAAGAAGAATACTCCGTATGCTGCACAGCTGGCTGCACAGGATGCTGCTAAAGTTGCAATGGACGCTGGCTTGAAAAGAGCAGATGTGTTTGTAAAAGGACCAGGAGCTGGACGTGAGAGCGCTATCCGTGCAATTGCTAACTCCGGTATCGAAGTGAGCATGATTAAAGACGTTACGCCTTTACCTCACAACGGCTGCCGTCCTCCTAAGAAAAGAAGAGTGTAG
- the rpsD gene encoding 30S ribosomal protein S4, with protein sequence MARYTGPKTRICRIFGEPILGNGKYLGKNSNPPGQHGGNRKRKQLGEYALQLKEKQKAKYTYGLLERQFHNLFEEATRRKGVTGEVLIKLLEARLDNTVFRLGIAPSRPAARQLVSHKHVTVNGEVVNTPSYQLKPGDVVGLKNKTSNNTALTSVIRGKNPKFNWLDWNEKEMKGVFISYPERESVPENIKEQLIVELYSK encoded by the coding sequence ATGGCAAGGTACACAGGACCAAAGACCAGAATTTGCAGAATTTTTGGCGAACCCATCTTAGGTAATGGGAAGTATTTAGGGAAAAACAGTAACCCTCCGGGCCAGCACGGTGGTAACCGTAAACGCAAACAATTAGGTGAATACGCTTTACAGCTGAAAGAAAAGCAAAAAGCAAAGTACACTTACGGTTTGCTGGAGCGCCAGTTCCACAACCTGTTTGAGGAAGCTACCCGCAGAAAGGGTGTTACCGGTGAAGTATTGATCAAATTGCTGGAAGCACGTCTGGACAATACCGTATTCCGCTTAGGTATCGCACCTTCCCGTCCTGCTGCACGTCAGCTGGTATCTCACAAACACGTTACTGTAAATGGTGAAGTGGTAAATACACCATCTTACCAGCTGAAGCCAGGAGACGTAGTGGGTCTGAAAAATAAAACATCGAACAATACCGCACTGACTAGCGTAATTCGTGGAAAAAATCCTAAATTTAACTGGTTGGATTGGAATGAAAAGGAAATGAAAGGTGTATTCATTTCATATCCTGAGAGAGAAAGCGTTCCTGAAAACATTAAGGAACAACTGATCGTGGAATTGTACTCTAAGTAA
- a CDS encoding DNA-directed RNA polymerase subunit alpha, protein MAILNFQKPDKIVLQKSTDFEAQFEFRPLEPGYAVTVGNALRRVLLSSLEGYAIVGIKIEGADHEFATLKGVTEDVTEIILSLKQVRFKKISETDVTNEKIQLSIKGKTEFRADMIEKATSAFQIMNPELLICTLDPSAKLDIELTIGKGRGYVPAEENKPKDAVFGYIAIDSIFTPIKNVKYSIENTRVEQKTDYEKLIMEVITDGTIHPEEAVKQASRILIQHLMIITDENISFDTKDTEKEDVVDEQTLQLRKILKTPLEDLDLSVRAFNCLKAAKINSLSELVQYEQEELMKFRNFGQKSLSEIEQVLGERGLHFGMDLSKLKLEEE, encoded by the coding sequence ATGGCAATTTTAAATTTCCAGAAACCTGATAAGATCGTTTTGCAGAAGTCTACTGACTTTGAAGCTCAATTCGAATTCCGTCCATTAGAACCAGGTTATGCTGTAACAGTAGGTAATGCGCTGCGTCGCGTACTGTTGTCTTCTTTGGAGGGCTATGCCATTGTGGGAATAAAAATAGAAGGAGCTGACCATGAGTTCGCCACTTTGAAAGGGGTTACTGAAGACGTTACTGAAATCATCTTAAGTTTGAAGCAGGTACGTTTTAAGAAAATCTCTGAAACTGACGTAACGAATGAGAAGATCCAACTTTCCATTAAGGGTAAAACAGAGTTTCGTGCAGATATGATTGAAAAAGCAACTTCTGCTTTCCAGATCATGAACCCGGAATTGCTGATTTGCACATTGGACCCTTCTGCTAAACTGGATATAGAGCTGACTATCGGTAAAGGTCGTGGTTATGTTCCGGCAGAAGAGAATAAACCCAAAGATGCCGTATTTGGCTACATCGCGATAGATTCTATTTTTACGCCTATCAAAAACGTAAAATATAGCATCGAAAATACCCGTGTGGAACAAAAGACCGACTACGAGAAGCTGATCATGGAAGTGATAACAGACGGTACTATTCATCCGGAAGAAGCTGTGAAGCAAGCTTCCCGCATTCTTATCCAGCATTTGATGATCATTACTGATGAAAACATCAGCTTTGATACAAAGGATACTGAAAAAGAAGATGTAGTGGATGAGCAAACCCTGCAGCTGCGTAAGATCCTGAAAACACCATTGGAAGATCTGGATCTGAGCGTACGTGCATTTAACTGTCTGAAAGCTGCTAAGATCAATTCACTGAGTGAACTGGTACAATACGAGCAGGAAGAGCTGATGAAGTTTAGAAACTTTGGGCAGAAATCACTGAGCGAGATCGAACAGGTGTTGGGCGAGAGAGGTTTACACTTCGGTATGGACCTGAGCAAACTGAAATTAGAAGAAGAATAA